In Elusimicrobiota bacterium, the sequence GAGGCGCCACGGTGGGCGTTTCCGAAAAAACCCTTGTTCTTGAGCGCAAGGAGCGCCCCCCCGGTGATGACGGAAGGAGACTTCCCTGCGGCCTCCAGGATCTCGTAAATCATGGCGACCACCGTGGATTTTCCGCTGGTGCCGGCCACGGCCACGGTCTTGAACTGAGACACGTAGGAGGCCAGGAGGTCGGCCCGGTGGAGGATTCCCAGGCCCAGGGCCTTGGCGCGCTCAAGGTCCGGGTTGCCCGCCTCCACGGCGCTCGAGGCCACCACCGCGTCGGGCCCGAGCTCCGGGCCTTGCCCGTCTTGGGGCAGGATTTCGATCCCCAGCGCCTCGAGCTTGGAGCGCAGCTCCGCGGCCTCTCCCCGGTCGAAGGCGCGGTCGGAGCCGGTCGCGGCCCCGCCCCCCATGGTGTGGAACTGGGCCAAGGCGCTCACCCCGGAGCCGGCCGCGCCCACGAAATGCAATTTTCGCACCGCCTAGATACTATGAAAATTCGAGGACGCGGGCACGAAATCGCCGTGGGCCTTTTGGCCTACGGAGGGCCTGGGCCATAAGGCCCTGTCAGGGGGGCGTCAAGGTCCCTACACTGGGGAGATGGAGGAGAATGGCATGAGTCAGAACGAATTCTCGCAAGCCGAACGGCTGAGGACCCGCATCAGCCAACTGGAAGCCCGGGTGAAGAGCTTGGAGCTCCAGATCAGTGCCGCCAACCAGGGCGACTGTCGGGGGCGGCTTGCCGCCGAGCTCAATCTGGAGGTCCGCCGCAATTAGCGAAATAAATTTGCAACAGCAGCCTGGTATGCTCCCTCATATGAACATCATCATGATAGTGGGGGCCAAGGCACAAAGCGGGCTTCTGAACGGAACCGGGCAATTCGGCGGATTATGCGCCTGGATCCTTCTCCTGGCCGGCAGCGCTTCTTTGGTCAAGGCCTTCCGCCTGCTGCGCAAGGTCCCCTGCGCCACCACGACCTCCCCGGTCTCGGACTAAGTCGAATTCGGTGACAGTTGCCGAATTCCAAAAAAGCCAATTAAGTATACTGTCGGGAAATCGGTAACTGTTACCGAATTATGAGGGCATTTTTCGCGGTTGCGGTCGAGGCGGCGCTGAAGGAGGGCGCGGGGCGGCTCATCGAGGAGTTGGGACGGACCGGAGCGGATTTCAAATGGGTGGACCCTGGCCAGCTGCACTTGACCTTGAGCTTTTTGGGGGAGGTTGCGGAGTCCAAGGTTCCGACCCTGGCCGGGGCCCTTGAGGAGGCCGTGGGGTCGCGCCCGGCCTTCGACTTGGTCTTCGACCGATGGGGGGCTTTCGAATCCTGGGATTATCCCCGGGTGATTTGGCTCGGGGCCTCTCAAGGCGAGGAGGAGCTCAAGGCCTTGGCGGAAGACCTCAGCAAGGCCTTGGCCCGCGCCCATCTCCTGCCCATCGGCCCCTCCGGCCGGGAGTTCAAGACCCACCTGACCTTGGGCCGCATGCGCAGCCCTTCGCGCCTCGATCCCCTGAAGGCGCTCATGAAAAATCCGCCGTCCCTGGAGGGGCTCAGGACCAAGGTCGAAAGCTTGGTCCTCTTCAAGAGCGAGCTCGGTCCGAAAGGGCCTTCCTACACTGTCCTCAATAGCGCCGGATTGCCGCGGCCGTAGCCTGGCTTGAGTACGATATCATGTCCGAAAGAATCCGCGCGGACTCCTCAAGTTCGACGTCGGGAAGGGGGGAGGAGGGCTTCTCGGTTTCCCCGGGCTCTGCCGTCACGGTGACCGGGCCTGTGGACAGGACAATCGGCTTTTGGGCCAGGGCGTCATCGAGGCTGATTGCGGCCGTGGTCAATCCCGCGGAGCGGCGCTTTAGGCGCTCAATCTTCCGCGCCTCGAGGCGCTCCTCATCGCGCTTCTTCTCTTCCAGACGCTTACGCTCATTGAGGGAAATAAATTTCTCCTTCTTCTGCCGTTCGTAGCGCTGCATGTCCTCCTTGACCCAGGTGAACTCAGGCGACGCGGCAAGGCGCTTGGCCGAGCTTTCGCGTAATTGCTTCAGAAGTGCCGGCGTGACGGTGGCGCTGGGCTGGTAGGAGACCGGATCCACCTCGTCGTAAGGCAGGGCGCCAGGAAGCGAGGACTCCGTCATGTCTAAAAGGTCGTTGATCGAGGGCAGGTGGATGTCTGGAATGACCCCGCGGTGCTGGGTGGATCCTCCCGATATCCGGTAGAATTTTTGCACGGTCATCTTGATGGCTCCCGGCGGGTAGCTCTTGAGCGCGGAGGGCAGGTATTGCGCCAGCTCCGTGATGGACTGCACCGTGCCTTTCCCGAAAGTGCTTTTCTCTCCCACCACCACGGCCCGGCCGTAGTCTTGGAGGGCGGCGGCCAGTATCTCCGAGGCCGAGGCGGAGGCGCGGCTTGTGAGCACGAGCATGGGCCCGGCGTAGGAGACGTCTGAGACGGTGTCCTTCAAAACCTTGGTGACTCCGCGCGCGTCCTTGATTTGGACCACGGGCCCCTTCGGGATGAAGAGCCCGGTCAGGGACAGCGATTCCGGGAGCGAGCCTCCGCCATTGCGCCTCAAGTCCAGGATAAGCCCGGAGATGTCCTGCTTCTTGAGGTGCTCGAGGAGCTTCTCGACGTCTTGGGTCGTGCTTTTGCTCGAGATGATGGACTTGGTGTCGGCGTAGAAGGAGGGAAGGTCTATCACCCCGATCCGGAGGGCCCCGCCGGCCGGCTCTCGAAGTTCGATGAGGCGAGCCTTGGCCTCCTGGTCCTTAAGCCTGATCTCGTCGCGTACCAAGGAGACCACGACCCTGGTGGAGGGGTCTATGGCGTCGGCCGGAATCACGCGCAGGCGCACGACCGTGCCTTTTTCCCCGCGGATCATTCCCACCAGGCGGTCTAGCTTCATGCCCATGGCCTCCACGAAAGGCTCGTCCCCCTGGGCCACGGCCTCGATGCGGTCGTTGGGCTTGAGCCTCTTGTCGATGTCCGCCGGCCCTCCCGGGACCAGCGAGACGATCTTGGCGTAACCGTCTTCGGAGCGCAGCACAGCCCCGATGCCCACCAAAGAAAGCCGCATGTTGATGTTGAAGTTCTCCATCTGCGGCGCGGCCATGTAATCGGAGTGGGGATCAAAGGTATGGGCCAAGGCCGTGAGATAGTTCTGGAGGATGTCGCTCGAGTCGAGCTCCCGGTAGCTGCGCAGGAGCCTCTCATAACGCAGCGAGATCGTCTTATTCCGCTCCTCGGGCTTGGCCTTGTTGAGGCGCTCCTGTAGGAGTTCGTATTTGATCCTCAAGCGCCAGAGAGCCTGGGCTTCCTGGGGCGTGCGGGACCATGGCTCCTCATGGCGGTTGATGTTGAGGCGGTCATCGGTATTGAAAGTGGGGGTGGAGCGCAGGATTTGCCGCACCAGGGCCTCGCGCTCCTCCAGGCGCTTCATGAAGCGTTCGAATATCTCGTAGGCCGGCCGCAGGTCTCCCTGCTTGGCCTGGGCGGCCAAGGCGTCGCCGTAGCGCGCCTTAAACTCGTCCACGTCCGACTTTTCAAAAATCATATGGTTGTAGTCGTACATGTCGAGGTATTGCGCGAGCAGGTCCTGGGAGGTCTTCTTGTCCAGGGGGTGATGGTTGTAGTGGTTGTTCTCAAGGATCCGGGCCACCATTTGCCCGATCAGGGAGGCCTCGGGGTCCGGCTCGAGCGCGGCCTGGCCCCAGCCCCCCGCGCAGAAGAGGAGCCAGGACGCGCAAACGACCTTTAGGAGGGGTTTGGAGCGCACTTTACACGCTGTGGGCGGGCTGCCTTGTTTTTCCGTTGGCGCCCAGCCATTTCTGCATATCCTGGAGAAGGACCAAAGTCTTCCCGAGGTCCCCGTAGGAAAAGCGCACGCCCTTCTTGGACCAGCCCTTGTAGCCTTCCTCGTCCACCCACTCGCGCAGGTCGAGGCTCGTGGCGTCGCGGAAAATCGTGACCCTCAGGACGAGCTCGACTCCTATCTTCTTGGGAAAGCGCGCCAGTTCCTTCTCCTCCAGGGCTTGCGGCTCCTTGGGGAGCTTCGAGAGGCTCTCGACCAGTCCCGAGAGGATGGCGGCGTTCACGGTGACCCCCGACTTGGTGGGGCCTGTGTAGCCCTCGCCCTTGAGGAAGGTGCGGATGGAGCCGAATTGATGGCCCTTGAACTCGTCCGCGTAGAATTTGAGCTCGCTGTTCTCCGAAAGAGCCAAAGATCCGAACTCCTTTAAAGGCTTGAACTCCCTGGTTTCTGGCATAGACCCTCCGTTGGCTGTGATCTTAGCAAATTGCGCCATTAGCTATACGAGCGACCCCCTCAAAAAGTTCCATGGGTAATGGGGTATAATAGCACCCAGCCATGGCATGGGTTCTGTTGGTCTCGGTTTTCCTCATCGGGCTCAACGCCCTTTTCGTCCTCATGGAGTTCGCCTTGGTCAAGGTGCGCTCCTCACACATCGAGATGCTGATCCGCCGGGGCAGCGCCAGGGCCGTGGGGGTCAAGGAGCTCCAAGGGCGTTTGGACGATTACCTGGCCGCCATCCAAATGGGCATCACCGTGATCGCTTTGGCCCTAGGGTGGATCGGGGAGCCCGCCCTCGCCCGGATGATGGGCTCTCTTCTTCAATCCCTGCCGAGCCCCATGCCCATCCCGCTGCTAGAGAGCCTGGCCTTCGGGCTGGGTCTGCTCCTGCTCTCCTGGGCCCATATCGTGTTCGGGGAGCTTATCCCGCGCTCGATCGGCCTTCAAAAGGCCGAGTCCATCGCCTTGGGAGGGGTCTATGCCTTGAGGCGCTTCTCGAGCTTCCTGCGCCTGCCCGTGTCCTTCATGTCCTACTGCTCCCGGCTCTTTCTAAAGATTTTCGGTTTCAAGACCGCCGCGGAATCCGAGCCCGTCGTCTCTGAGGAGGAAATGCGCATCCTCCTGGGGGAGACCCAGGAGCGGGGGACCTTGCCCTTGGAGAGGCTGCTTCTTCTCGAGAATCTGTTCGATTTCGGCCGCACCAAGGTCTCCGAGATCATGGTGCCCAAGGACAAGATGGCCTTTCTGTCCTTGGCCAAGCCATGGGCGGAGAACTGGGACCTGGTCCGGTCCCGGAGACTCTCCCGCTATCCCCTGTGCGAGAGAGACATAGAATCCGTCATCGGCATGGTGCACGTCAAGGACTTGATGTTACGGCCGCCGGAGAGCTCCCAGGAACTGAGGAAGATCAGGCGAGACCTCGCCGAGGTCCGCGAGGGCGACTCCTTGGAAAAGCTTCTCAAGTATTTCCCGGACAAGGGCATCCACCTGGCCGCGGTGCGCGACGCCCAGGGCCAGCTCACGGGCTTCATCACGCTCGAGGACATCCTGGAGGAGCTGGTGGGAGAGGTGCACGACGAATTTGATCTTCCCCAGGCCTGGTCCTTGATGGACGTCCTGGTGCCCCAGAGCGTCTCGGTCGAGCTCCAGGCGGCCGACAGCGCCGAGGCGATTTCCCGTCTTTTGGAGAGGCTCGCCGCGGCCTGCCCCACCTTGAAGAGGGATGAAATTTTCAAGGCCGTCTGGGAGCGCGAGGCCAAGTTCTCAAGTGCCGTGGGCCACGGTGTGGCCGTCCCCCACGCGCGCCTGGCGGGCTTCGACAAGACCTTGGTGGCCTTGGGGCGTTTTGTGAAGCCCGTCCCCTTTCCCGCCCCCGACGCCGTGCCCGTGCGCCTGATCTTTCTCATCCTCACCCCGGCCGCGACCCCGGTGGCCCAGCTCCGGGTTCTCGGCCGCATCGCCTCCCTCATGACCAATGAGACCCTGCGTCGCAAGCTCCTCCGCGCCAAGACCGCCGAATCCATGCTCGAGACCTTGCGCACCGCCGACACCTTGCTCGCGATTTAGGCGCCAGCCGTTAACTTACTTAACTTGCTGCGGAATTAGTTCGGGATGCACGGCGCAATAGAACTTGCTTCCCTTAGGCGCATCGTGATCTTCAAATGATTCATCGTCTGACAGCTTGTATTTTAGGAGACGCACGGTTCCTATATGGGAATAACTCTTGTCAAGGAAGTCGGCGTGGGCTCTTGGAACCGCGGTTTCGGCGAAGCTGACTTGGAGCATGAATTCCGCTCGCTCGGTTTTCGATCGAATGAGGAAATAATCCCTGCCATGTTCAATAATGGCCTCGGAACCGTCCAGAATAGACGGACCTGAACCAAAGCATCCGGTCTGCCACAAGAAGGCGGACAATCGTTTGTCCTGGGATTCATGGAGTTTGAAGAAGAATCCGGTCGTGGTCCAATCGTTCTTTAGGTAACAAGAGACGAGCGTTTTCGGTTTTTGCGGAGAGAATTTTGGGATATCCTCGCTGACGGCTTGCAATTGCTGCTCCCATATGGGTTTGTCGAGCGCCCAGCAGGGCGAGACGAGCAGGAAGAGCTCGGCCAAAAGCAATCCGACATTTCTTGATTTCACAAACTCAGGATGGCCTGTTTCCGCGGTTGATTACAGGGCCAAAAGACCTAGATCAGACATAGGCACAGCATCGGTAATTATGCCTCAAAATAAAATAAAATAAGGCGTAATTTCCTTAAATTATGGAACAAAGGTCGTCCTTTCTTAGCGCCTGCCGTGGGCAGGCCGCGAACCGGATCCCGGTGTGGTTCATGCGCCAGGCCGGGCGCTATATGCCGGAGTACCAGGCCATGCGCCGGAAATACTCGATTCTGGAACTGGCCAAGACCCCGGAGCTCGCCTGCGAGGTCACCCTCCAGCCCGTGCGCCGCATGCCCGTGGACGCGGCCATCATTTTCGCGGACATTCTCCTGCCTCTGGAGCCCTTGGGGGCCCGCCTGCGCTTTGCTCCTGGGCCGATCCTTGGCAATCCCCTTAAGGAAGCGTCCCAGGTGGCGCGCCTACCGGAATTTGACGTGGAGGAGAAGCTCGGCTTCGTGTTCAAGGCCATCGCCTTGGCCGTCAAGGAACTCAAGGGCCTGCCCTTGATCGGCTTTGCCGCCGCCCCCTTCACCTTGGCGAGCTACTTGATCGAAGGCGGGTCCTCGAGCCATTTCCTGAAGACCAAGGCCTTCATGCACTCCGAGCCCCGGGCTTGGGACCTCTTGATGAGAAAGCTGAGGGCCGTCACCGCCCGCTACCTCGAGGGCCAGGCCGTGGCCGGGGCCTCGGCCCTTCAGCTCTTCGACTCCTGGGTCGGGGCCTTGTCGCCGGATCAATACCGGAGCCGCGTCCTGCCGCATTCGGCTTGGGTCCTGGAGAGGCTCAAGAAAACCAAGGTTCCCTTGATCCATTTCGGCACCGGGACCGCGGGCTTCCTCGAGGATTTCGCCGGAGCGGGGGGGGATGTGGTGGGAGTGGATTGGCGCATCGATCTTTCCCAGGCCTTCAAGCGGGCCGGAAAAAAGGCGGTCCAGGGCAATCTTGATCCTGCGCTTCTCATGGTTCCCAAGAAGGCCCTCCGGCAAGCCGTGGACGATATCCTGCGCCAGGCCGATGGCCGCCCCGGCTATATTTTCAACCTCGGCCACGGCATCCTTCCCCAGACCCCCTTCGAAAACGTGAGCGCCGTGGTCGATTGGGTGCACGGCTATCGCCGTTAGTTCCAGCCCATGAAGCGAGTTCTGGTCTTGGGAGCCGGCATTTCCGGGCTTTGCGCGGCTTATGAGATTGTGGCGAGGTCCAGGCGCGAGGGGTTGTCGGTCGAAGTTCTGGTCTTGGAGGCCTCCTCTCGCGTTGGGGGCAAGGTCTTCACCGAAGTCCGCGACGGTGCCGTTTTCGAGAGGGGCCCGGACTCCTTCCTGTCCGTCAAGCCCCGGATTCTTGAATTGGCGCGGGAGCTGGGGCTTGGCTCCGAGCTTGTGCCAACCAACCCCGCGCGCAAGGGAGTCTGCGTGGTCTCCCGTGGGGAAATGATTCCGCTTCCCGAGGGCGGGCTCCTGCCGAGGAAGTTTTCATCCTGGCTGGGCCTTGAGCTTTTGAGCCTGCGGGGAAAACTTCGGGCCGGGCTCGAGCCTTTCGTGCCCGCGGGCGAGGAAAACCTGGACGAGTCTTTGGCGGACTTCACCCGCCGCCGCCTGGGCTCCGAGGTCCTGGATAAAATCGTGGCCCCGCTTTTTGCCGGGATATACGCGGGCGACGCGGAGAAGCTGAGCTTAGCAAGTGCGTTCCCGCAATTCAAGGAAATGGAGAAGAAGGGTGGGGTTTTGAGAAGCCTGCGCCGGATGCCCGCTCCTTCAGGCCGCGGGAACACGATGTTCATGACGCTCAAGGGAGGATTGTCCAGCCTCACACAAGCCTTGGCCCTGCGCCTGCCGGGGCGGACGGTCCGCACCGGGGCGCGAGTGGAGCGCCTCTCCCGCGAGGGGAGGCAGTGGAAGGCCTTTGCCGGCGCTGGGAGCTTCACCGCGGATGTCGTGGTCTCGGCTTTGCCTGCCAATGCCCTAGCATCCCTTCTGCAGGATCTCGATGGGGAGCTTGCGGCGATCTTGGGCGAGATATCCTTCGTTTCCACGGCCACGGTCTCTTTCCTCTATGAAAAAAAGGGCTTCCCCCATCCCCTGGACGGATTCGGCTTCCTGGCGCCCAAGAGCGAGGGCCTAACCGTGTCGGCCGCGACCTTCACCTCCACGAAATTCCAGGGCCGCGCTCCCGAGGGGAAGGTCCTGGTGCGCTGTTTTCTGGGCGGGGCCGGGCGCGAAGAATCGGCCGAGCTTGCCGACGCGGAGGTCGAGCGTCTGGCCCGGGAGGACTTGGTAAGGCTCTTGGGTTTGGGTTCCGTCAGGCCCGTGCTCTCCCAGACCACCCGTTGGCTCAAGGCCAACCCGCAGTACACGGTGGGCCATGAGTTGAGGCTCCAGCGAATTGCCTCTTGCCTAAAAGGGCATTTAGGCCTTATCCTATGCGGGTGCTCTTACAAAGGGGTCGGCCTGCCTGATTGCGCGGCCTCGGGCCGCGCGGCCGGGGAAGCGGCGGTGAGGCTTCTGTCGGGACGTGCGCTCGACTCTTCCATGGTCTAGAGGATAAGAATGATAAACCAAGACTTGATGAAATTGTTGATTTCGCTGTGCTTGGGCGGGGTCATCGGGCTTGAGCGCGAGGTGAGCGACAAGGCAGCCGGGCTGCGCACGCATATTCTAATTTGCCTTGGAGCCACCTTGTTCACGGTGCTTTCGGTGCGCTTCTATGGGGGAAGCGATCCCACCCGGATCGCGGCCCAAATCGTCTCGGGCATAGGATTTTTGGGCGCGGGGGCCATCATGCGCGAGGGCGACCGCGTGACGGGACTCACCACGGCGGCAACCATCTGGACCGTGGCCGCTATCGGCATGGGGGTGGGCCTGGGCTACCACAACGAGGCGGCCTTCGCCACGGTTTTGGTGCTCTTCATTCAGCTTGCCTTCACCAAGCTCGACATCCTCATCGACGACTGGCGTGAGAGGCACACCTACAAGATCATCTCCAAATTCGATCACGGCCATATCGAGGAGATCGCGGGCATTTTCCGGGAAGCCCGCGTCCGCATCATGCGCCGCAAGCTCATGAAGAAGAACGGCTTCTATTACAGCGAATGGTACACCACTGGCAGTCGGGCCAGCCAAGAGAAGGTCATGAAGAGGCTCATCGATTTCAAGGACGTCATGGAGGTCTCTTATTAATCTGGCGCGCGCCCAGGAGGTCTTGAAGTCGCTGGGGGCCCCGGCCTATCGCCTAGACCAGGTGAGGCGCGCTGTGTTTCAGGACGCGGTCCGCTCCTACGATGAGATTTCCGTGCTCCCCGCTGAGCTGCGCCGGGCTTTGGCCGAGAGGGCCCCGATCCAGAGCCTTTCCCCGCGCAGCCTTTCCGCGTCCAAGGACGGCCGGGCGCGCAAGGCGGCGCTAGCACTTCCGGACGGCGCCTTGATCGAGACCGTGCTTCTGAGGCCCAGCGACCGGCGCTGGACCACATGCATCTCCTGCCAGGTGGGCTGTGCTGTGGGCTGCACGTTCTGCGCCACCGGCCTCATGGGGCTTTCCCGCAGCCTCACCGTCGATGAGATCACCGACCAGGTCCTGTTTTGGCGCCAGCATATGAAGGCGGAGAATCTCCCGGGACGGCTCGACAACGTGGTGTACATGGGAATGGGGGAGCCCTTCGCGGTCTACGAGACCCTCTCCGAGAGCCTGCGCGTCCTGATGGATCAGCGCCAGTTCGGCATCGGGGCCAGGCATATCTCGGTCTCGACCTCGGGGGTGGCTCCCAAGATCGAGCTCTTCGGCGCGGATTTTCCCCAGGTGAACCTGGCCATATCCCTCCACGCCGCCGAGGACGGCCTGCGCGCGCGCCTCGTCCCGCTAAACAAGGCCTACGACCTTTCCTGTCTTGCCCAGGCCTTGAAAGCGTATCTAGGGAAGAGCTCGCGCAAGGTCTTCTTCGAGTACGTCCTGCTCGCCGGAGAGAACGACCGGCCGGAGGACGCCCGCCGGCTCGTCGGCTACGTCAAGTCCATCGGAGCCCTGGAGCGCCTGCACGTTAATTTAATAGTATTCAACCCCACCGACACCCCGCACAGGCCCTCCTCCGAGGAGCAGGCCCGGCGGTTTCAGAGGGCCCTTTTGGACGCGGGGCTCAAGGCCACGGTGCGCCAGAATCTGGGGCAGGATATCCAGGGGGCTTGCGGGCAGTTAATCGTTCAGGAGAGCAAAATATGACGGAGCCGTCCTCGGCGCAAGAGAACTTGAAAGACAGGCCCTCGCGGGCGCGCTACAACAAGGTCCACCACGCCCTGGACACGAAATGGCGCCGGCGCACTTTGGAGGCTGAGCGCATGATGCGCGAGGTCGTCGACGAGCTCTGGGACCAGTTCGCGCAAAGCCCGTACTCTTGGTGCGGCTTCTACATCTTGGAACCGGCTAAAGAGCAGTTGACTGTGGGTCCCCACCGCGACAAGCCCGCCTGCTCTCCCCTTCCTTTGCACGGGGTCTGCGGGAAAGTGGCCCAAAGTGGGAAGCCCTTGATCGTCCCTGACGTTCGAGCCTTGGGCCAAGCCCACATCGTTTGCGACCCCAAGAATCTCTCCGAAATCGCCCTTCCCGTTTTCGATTCCCAGGGCAAGGTCTGGGCCGTGCTGGATGTCGACAGTGAGGAACTCGGGGCTTTTGACACCATGGACCAGCGCTGGCTCGAGCGCATCCTCAAGCCCTTCCAAGACATCGGCAAGGACTAAAAGCGAGCCGCCCCTTCGCGCGGAGAGTCGCGAAGGGGCGGAGCTCCTGGTGATGCCGTCCTGTTGCCGTACTAAGCTGTCGAGCCGTTGTATGCGCCTTGGGATTAGTCTACCAGGACCCTGTGACAGAAACATTACATGCCTGTGAAAAGATTGTTAACGGCTATTCCGACACGCAGGAAGGCACGCAGCCCTTGGGAGCCTTCTTGAACAGGCTCAGAGACCAGGGGACTTTTTGGCACATGGAGCACTTGTCTTTCTGATGTCGCCAAATCTTGACACGTTATAGTTCGGTTGTTATAAACTTAGGGGCTTCGTGAAAACACCTCGATTTTTAGCCTTTGCCGCCATGGGCGCGCTGTTCTCCTCCTGCGCCACCGCACCCGTGGGGGGCCCTACGCAATACGCGCGGGAGCGCGCCGCCCAGCTGGCCCCGGGCGCGAGCCCCGACCTTGGCGGCGAGGAGCTTAAATTCGGCCTTCTTTGCGCCGGCAAGATGTGCTCCGAGGAGTACAAGGTCAACGCGGCGGGCTGGGTTCCAATTCTCGGGTTCGCCGCCCTGTTTCCGGACAAGCCCTCCACCGTGAAGATGTTCTCTCACCAGAGGAAATACCAGTCCCTGAACTGGCTGGCGGACTACAATTCCCCGCAGGACAGCGATCTCATCATCAAGATGAGGCTCGCCAACGCCGGCAAGGCGGAGATGACCGAGGTGCTCTCGGCCTATTCGAGAAAACCCTTGTACCGCCTGCAGGGAGGCTACGTCGGCAGCGTGGGAGCCGCCGTATACGACGCCTTCAAGCCGGGGACCGCCTTGTATAGAGCCGTCGCGGCCGACCGGGAGGACTATTTCAAGCGCCGGGATCAGGCCTCCGCCGGGGGCGGCATCTCCAAGGAGGACCTAGAGGGCATCGTCAAAGCCGCGGTCTCAAGCGCGCAGGCCGTCCAGGTTCCCAAAGCCGCCGCCCCGGCCGCGGAGATCCGCTCCGACGTGGACGAGCCCTCCTACAAGGCCCCGGAGCGGCCGGATGATTTCGCCGTGGTGGTCGGCGTCGAGAGATACTCCGACCTGCCCGCGGCCCTCTACGCGGAGCGCGACGCCGAGGCCGTCAAGAATCATCTACTGGCCTTGGGATTTCCGAGCCGGAACGTGATCCTGATGTTGGGGGAAAAGGCCAGCCGCACGGCCATCGAGAAATACCTGGAGTCCTGGCTGCCTCGGAACGTCAAGGAGGAAAGCCGGGTGTTTTTCTATTTCTCCGGGCACGGCGCTCCGGACGTGAAGACCGGCGAGGCTTTCCTCGTCCCTTGGGACGGGGACGCCAACTTCTTGGAGAACACGGGCTATCCGGTCAAGCGCCTCTACGCCAGCCTCAATGCCCTGAAGGCCCGCGAGGTGCTCGTGGCTTTGGACGCCTGCTTCTCTGGAGCGGGAGGCCGCTCGGTGTTGGCCCACGGGGCCCGGCCCTTGGTCACCAAGGTCGAAACGGGCATCTTTCCCCAAGGCCGCATGTCGCTGTTCGCCGCCGCCGCTGAAAACGAGATCACCAGCACCTTGGACGGCCAGGGCCACGGCATCTTCACCTATTATTTCCTGAAGGGCCTCTCCGGCCAGGCCCGGGACAAGGACGGCAACGTCACGGTGAGAGGCCTCCAGGAATACCTCAAGCCCAAGGTCCAGGACGAGGCCCGCCGGCAAAACCGCGAGCAGAACCCCGTGCTGATGGGAGAGCAGAACGGGGACAAGGTGATTTTCCGGCCCTAAACTCAGCGCTTAGCCTTGTAGATGGTAAAGGCCTGAGCGTCCTCGGCCCAGTCGATTTTCTGGGCGTTGAGGCGCCCCAGGACGGCAAGAAATCCCTGCGCCGGATCGGTGACTTTCGCCGGCAGGGGCTGCCTGGAGGCCACGACCCGAACGGTTTCAACGGAGACGTCA encodes:
- the thpR gene encoding RNA 2',3'-cyclic phosphodiesterase, translated to MRAFFAVAVEAALKEGAGRLIEELGRTGADFKWVDPGQLHLTLSFLGEVAESKVPTLAGALEEAVGSRPAFDLVFDRWGAFESWDYPRVIWLGASQGEEELKALAEDLSKALARAHLLPIGPSGREFKTHLTLGRMRSPSRLDPLKALMKNPPSLEGLRTKVESLVLFKSELGPKGPSYTVLNSAGLPRP
- a CDS encoding carboxy terminal-processing peptidase: MRSKPLLKVVCASWLLFCAGGWGQAALEPDPEASLIGQMVARILENNHYNHHPLDKKTSQDLLAQYLDMYDYNHMIFEKSDVDEFKARYGDALAAQAKQGDLRPAYEIFERFMKRLEEREALVRQILRSTPTFNTDDRLNINRHEEPWSRTPQEAQALWRLRIKYELLQERLNKAKPEERNKTISLRYERLLRSYRELDSSDILQNYLTALAHTFDPHSDYMAAPQMENFNINMRLSLVGIGAVLRSEDGYAKIVSLVPGGPADIDKRLKPNDRIEAVAQGDEPFVEAMGMKLDRLVGMIRGEKGTVVRLRVIPADAIDPSTRVVVSLVRDEIRLKDQEAKARLIELREPAGGALRIGVIDLPSFYADTKSIISSKSTTQDVEKLLEHLKKQDISGLILDLRRNGGGSLPESLSLTGLFIPKGPVVQIKDARGVTKVLKDTVSDVSYAGPMLVLTSRASASASEILAAALQDYGRAVVVGEKSTFGKGTVQSITELAQYLPSALKSYPPGAIKMTVQKFYRISGGSTQHRGVIPDIHLPSINDLLDMTESSLPGALPYDEVDPVSYQPSATVTPALLKQLRESSAKRLAASPEFTWVKEDMQRYERQKKEKFISLNERKRLEEKKRDEERLEARKIERLKRRSAGLTTAAISLDDALAQKPIVLSTGPVTVTAEPGETEKPSSPLPDVELEESARILSDMISYSSQATAAAIRRY
- a CDS encoding DUF21 domain-containing protein, giving the protein MAWVLLVSVFLIGLNALFVLMEFALVKVRSSHIEMLIRRGSARAVGVKELQGRLDDYLAAIQMGITVIALALGWIGEPALARMMGSLLQSLPSPMPIPLLESLAFGLGLLLLSWAHIVFGELIPRSIGLQKAESIALGGVYALRRFSSFLRLPVSFMSYCSRLFLKIFGFKTAAESEPVVSEEEMRILLGETQERGTLPLERLLLLENLFDFGRTKVSEIMVPKDKMAFLSLAKPWAENWDLVRSRRLSRYPLCERDIESVIGMVHVKDLMLRPPESSQELRKIRRDLAEVREGDSLEKLLKYFPDKGIHLAAVRDAQGQLTGFITLEDILEELVGEVHDEFDLPQAWSLMDVLVPQSVSVELQAADSAEAISRLLERLAAACPTLKRDEIFKAVWEREAKFSSAVGHGVAVPHARLAGFDKTLVALGRFVKPVPFPAPDAVPVRLIFLILTPAATPVAQLRVLGRIASLMTNETLRRKLLRAKTAESMLETLRTADTLLAI
- the hemE gene encoding uroporphyrinogen decarboxylase; this encodes MEQRSSFLSACRGQAANRIPVWFMRQAGRYMPEYQAMRRKYSILELAKTPELACEVTLQPVRRMPVDAAIIFADILLPLEPLGARLRFAPGPILGNPLKEASQVARLPEFDVEEKLGFVFKAIALAVKELKGLPLIGFAAAPFTLASYLIEGGSSSHFLKTKAFMHSEPRAWDLLMRKLRAVTARYLEGQAVAGASALQLFDSWVGALSPDQYRSRVLPHSAWVLERLKKTKVPLIHFGTGTAGFLEDFAGAGGDVVGVDWRIDLSQAFKRAGKKAVQGNLDPALLMVPKKALRQAVDDILRQADGRPGYIFNLGHGILPQTPFENVSAVVDWVHGYRR
- the hemG gene encoding protoporphyrinogen oxidase, with amino-acid sequence MKRVLVLGAGISGLCAAYEIVARSRREGLSVEVLVLEASSRVGGKVFTEVRDGAVFERGPDSFLSVKPRILELARELGLGSELVPTNPARKGVCVVSRGEMIPLPEGGLLPRKFSSWLGLELLSLRGKLRAGLEPFVPAGEENLDESLADFTRRRLGSEVLDKIVAPLFAGIYAGDAEKLSLASAFPQFKEMEKKGGVLRSLRRMPAPSGRGNTMFMTLKGGLSSLTQALALRLPGRTVRTGARVERLSREGRQWKAFAGAGSFTADVVVSALPANALASLLQDLDGELAAILGEISFVSTATVSFLYEKKGFPHPLDGFGFLAPKSEGLTVSAATFTSTKFQGRAPEGKVLVRCFLGGAGREESAELADAEVERLAREDLVRLLGLGSVRPVLSQTTRWLKANPQYTVGHELRLQRIASCLKGHLGLILCGCSYKGVGLPDCAASGRAAGEAAVRLLSGRALDSSMV
- a CDS encoding MgtC/SapB family protein, translated to MINQDLMKLLISLCLGGVIGLEREVSDKAAGLRTHILICLGATLFTVLSVRFYGGSDPTRIAAQIVSGIGFLGAGAIMREGDRVTGLTTAATIWTVAAIGMGVGLGYHNEAAFATVLVLFIQLAFTKLDILIDDWRERHTYKIISKFDHGHIEEIAGIFREARVRIMRRKLMKKNGFYYSEWYTTGSRASQEKVMKRLIDFKDVMEVSY